Proteins from a genomic interval of Colletes latitarsis isolate SP2378_abdomen chromosome 12, iyColLati1, whole genome shotgun sequence:
- the LOC143348737 gene encoding uncharacterized protein LOC143348737: MTTETFIAALKRFVARRGLCRNIYSDNGTNFVGADNELSKLYQVLNVDEGVQRWLTDKQIAWHFIPALSPNFGGLWEAAVRSFKHHIKRVVGEELFTFEEFNTLVVEIEGILNSRPLTPLSADPTDPSALTPAHLLIGNSLTSLPEADFSDTPVNRLSKWQHIQKVKRDFWNRWYKEYLNQLNVRQKWVKGSHDLREGSLVVLKDDHLPPLQWHLGRIEKMHSGPDGVTRAVTVRSSHGSYRRSVKQLAQLPITDNHENYS; encoded by the coding sequence ATGACCACCGAAACCTTCATCGCGGCCTTAAAGCGATTCGTAGCAAGAAGAGGACTCTGCCGTAATATTTATTCCGACAATGGAACGAATTTTGTCGGTGCGGACAATGAGTTATCGAAACTCTATCAGGTACTTAACGTCGACGAAGGGGTACAACGATGGCTTACCGACAAACAAATAGCGTGGCACTTCATCCCAGCCCTCTCACCGAACTTCGGAGGGTTGTGGGAAGCCGCGGTTCGTTCTTTCAAACATCATATAAAACGCGTGGTTGGAGAAGAACTCTTTACGTTCGAAGAGTTCAATACCTTGGTTGTCGAAATCGAAGGAATCCTAAATTCACGCCCGCTAACTCCACTTTCCGCCGACCCTACCGATCCTTCCGCATTGACTCCAGCCCATCTGTTAATTGGTAATTCTTTGACGAGCCTACCTGAGGCCGATTTTAGCGATACACCTGTCAACCGGCTGTCGAAGTGGCAGCATATCCAGAAGGTAAAACGCGACTTCTGGAACAGGTGGTACAAGGAATACCTGAACCAGCTAAACGTACGCCAAAAGTGGGTCAAGGGATCCCACGATCTACGAGAGGGATCCTTGGTGGTCTTGAAGGACGACCATCTACCTCCGCTCCAGTGGCACCTCGGCCGAATCGAAAAGATGCATAGCGGACCAGATGGGGTAACAAGAGCGGTGACCGTGCGGAGCAGCCACGGCAGCTACCGGCGCAGCGTCAAGCAGCTGGCCCAGCTTCCAATAACGGACAACCACGAAAACTATTCATAA